The window AACACGTCGTACACGACCGCTCCCTTTTCCTGGACTTCATTTTCGAGTGTCATCTCATCTAGCGCAGAGCTAGGCTCACCGGCACCATGACCTCCTTTGCTCCCACAGTGAAGATCTGCGAGAACCTGTCGCAGATGAGTTTCGCCGCGCGCGAGGTCATTCTCGCCGCGATCGATGCGCGAGTAGACAAGTCTGTGCCCGTCGTGCTGGCACTGTCTGGAGGTTCCACCCCTAAGCGGTTGTACGAGGAACTCCACGAAAAGGACctggcgttgctgcagcaACACGCTGTGCAGTTCATCCTTGGTGATGAGCGCCTTCTTTCGGAAGACGACGAGCAGAGCAACTTTTCCATGGCTACAAAGGCACTGCTGCGTGATGTGCCAAGCAGTGATGTCATCTCAATTgaccgccgcgccgcgcttGCCACCTCGAAAGACGAGAAGGGCGGTCTTGACGGCGCGTGGGCAGTCGCACAGGATTAcgaggcgaagctgctgaaTTGCTTGCCATGCAAGCAAATAAACGGTACGGCGAAGTCTGTTCCTGTGGTGGATATTGTGCTTC is drawn from Leishmania braziliensis MHOM/BR/75/M2904 complete genome, chromosome 26 and contains these coding sequences:
- a CDS encoding 6-phosphogluconolactonase: MTSFAPTVKICENLSQMSFAAREVILAAIDARVDKSVPVVLALSGGSTPKRLYEELHEKDLALLQQHAVQFILGDERLLSEDDEQSNFSMATKALLRDVPSSDVISIDRRAALATSKDEKGGLDGAWAVAQDYEAKLLNCLPCKQINGTAKSVPVVDIVLLGFGSDGHTASIFPDSVAATDEEHVVSVSFPSPTMSPKVWRVTLSKTVIQHAKHVVVLAAGKDKNWVVRGVLSESPTDPLPVSRFLRDCRGSVTLLLDPGAGEGVCA